GCGGCGACCGCGATGGCGAGTGCGGCGGTGACGACACCCAGGTACGCCACGGCGAGTGCTCCGCCGAGGCGCGGACTCAGCACGAGGAGAGGCACCAGCGCCGCTTCGGTTCCCGTGACGACTGGAGCCAGGTCGTCACGGATCCCCGCCGTCGACAGGGCGCCCCGGATGCGCCACGGCTCGAGCACGTGGCGGGCAGCCGTCGTCGCGAACACGAACGCGAGGCCGAGCGCCAGCAGGA
The nucleotide sequence above comes from Acidimicrobiia bacterium. Encoded proteins:
- a CDS encoding MauE/DoxX family redox-associated membrane protein, whose amino-acid sequence is MTSAAFLLALGLAFVFATTAARHVLEPWRIRGALSTAGIRDDLAPVVTGTEAALVPLLVLSPRLGGALAVAYLGVVTAALAIAVAAGRQIEDCGCTRKPHRVDGAYFGRNAALLALGAVVGVFGSPGYPFAGLGVAGVVAAIAVTRFAGARRAHG